A stretch of the Bacillus mesophilus genome encodes the following:
- a CDS encoding ketopantoate reductase family protein yields MKIVVVGTGAIGGYFGGYLHKGGNEVTFIARGQHLSVMKEQGLKLSTELNEWIVHATFTDQYDDISDADLVLFTVKSTETKSTIQKIKPYMDQGTARILTLQNGVDNEEVLIEMFGIERVLTGSAYISSQVKEPGHVVQQGNHAVFIGCLHHSQEQFVEQISLAFKEAGVTCILTDQIMKKKWDKLLWNVTFNPLSAVSKATVGEILDHEHLNNTAHQVLEEAINIAVASGIPIHEDMKTRIFVDANSVRSHQTSMLQDRLKGKPMEIQSLCGFFVRKGQELEVDVPVIKTIYSLLAFIETRG; encoded by the coding sequence ATGAAGATTGTTGTGGTAGGTACAGGGGCAATTGGCGGATACTTTGGAGGTTATTTACATAAGGGTGGGAATGAAGTTACCTTTATTGCAAGAGGTCAACATCTTTCGGTTATGAAAGAACAAGGCTTAAAATTATCTACGGAATTAAATGAATGGATCGTTCATGCAACTTTTACCGATCAATACGATGATATTTCGGATGCAGACCTTGTGTTATTTACCGTAAAATCAACCGAAACGAAAAGTACAATACAGAAAATTAAACCATATATGGATCAAGGAACTGCTCGTATCCTTACCTTACAAAATGGTGTTGACAATGAAGAGGTTTTAATAGAAATGTTTGGCATAGAAAGAGTGCTTACAGGATCAGCATATATCTCATCACAGGTGAAAGAGCCAGGTCATGTAGTACAACAAGGAAATCATGCAGTATTTATCGGTTGTCTACATCATTCACAAGAGCAGTTCGTGGAACAAATTTCATTGGCTTTTAAGGAAGCAGGTGTAACCTGTATCCTAACGGACCAAATTATGAAAAAAAAGTGGGATAAGCTTCTCTGGAATGTCACCTTTAATCCTTTGTCTGCTGTCTCAAAAGCAACAGTTGGAGAGATCCTTGATCACGAGCACCTTAATAACACAGCACATCAAGTACTAGAGGAAGCAATTAATATCGCAGTTGCGTCAGGTATTCCTATACATGAAGATATGAAAACCAGAATTTTCGTGGATGCTAATTCGGTCCGGTCTCACCAAACTTCTATGTTACAAGATCGTCTAAAAGGAAAGCCAATGGAAATACAATCTCTGTGTGGCTTCTTTGTAAGAAAAGGTCAAGAACTTGAGGTTGATGTACCAGTTATTAAAACGATTTATTCTTTACTGGCTTTTATCGAAACAAGAGGGTGA
- the thrC gene encoding threonine synthase — MSRLAGIIERYKDFLPVTEKTPRLTLHEGNTPLLFAPRLSEKLGVELHFKYEGLNPTGSFKDRGMVMAVAKAVEEGSHTIMCASTGNTSAAAAAYAARANLNCFVLIPDGNIALGKLAQAMIYGATIIAIQGNFDEALSIVKEITSSQPITLVNSLNPYRLEGQKTAAFEICDELGEAPDILAIPVGNAGNISAYWKGFVEYQQYGKIKVPPCMYGFQAAGAAPIVRGEIIVNPETIATAIRIGNPASWNLATDAIQSSQGLIDEVTDEEILEAYHMLASTEGIFAEPASAASFAGIIKLKKQQKLEDGKKVVCVLTGNGLKDPNTAIKKVATEPVRVDSNYKSVIEVIQQYSGDYYGKV, encoded by the coding sequence GTGAGTAGGTTGGCAGGAATTATTGAACGGTATAAGGACTTTTTGCCTGTAACTGAAAAAACACCTAGATTAACGTTACATGAAGGAAACACTCCACTGTTGTTTGCACCTAGACTTTCGGAAAAGCTAGGTGTTGAGCTTCACTTTAAATATGAGGGGTTAAATCCTACAGGGTCTTTTAAGGATCGTGGCATGGTAATGGCTGTTGCTAAGGCTGTAGAGGAAGGCAGCCATACCATTATGTGTGCATCAACAGGAAACACCTCGGCAGCAGCTGCAGCCTATGCTGCGAGAGCAAACTTGAACTGTTTTGTGCTTATACCTGATGGAAATATCGCTCTTGGTAAATTAGCTCAAGCAATGATTTATGGTGCTACAATTATTGCAATTCAAGGTAACTTTGACGAAGCACTCTCAATCGTAAAGGAGATTACTTCAAGTCAGCCGATTACATTAGTAAACTCATTGAATCCTTATCGACTTGAAGGACAAAAAACGGCTGCCTTTGAAATATGTGATGAACTAGGAGAAGCTCCGGACATTTTAGCGATACCCGTCGGTAATGCCGGTAATATTTCAGCTTATTGGAAGGGGTTTGTCGAATATCAACAATACGGGAAGATTAAAGTTCCACCCTGCATGTATGGTTTTCAAGCAGCTGGTGCTGCTCCGATCGTTAGAGGAGAAATCATTGTTAATCCGGAAACGATTGCAACCGCCATTCGGATTGGTAATCCAGCTAGTTGGAACCTGGCAACAGATGCAATTCAATCTTCTCAAGGGTTAATAGATGAGGTAACAGATGAAGAAATCCTAGAGGCCTACCATATGCTAGCTTCAACAGAAGGGATTTTTGCTGAACCGGCATCTGCTGCTTCGTTTGCCGGCATCATCAAACTGAAAAAGCAACAGAAGTTAGAAGATGGCAAAAAAGTAGTCTGTGTACTGACTGGTAATGGATTAAAGGACCCTAATACAGCTATTAAGAAGGTAGCAACAGAGCCTGTAAGAGTTGATAGTAATTATAAATCTGTTATTGAAGTAATACAGCAATACTCTGGTGATTATTATGGAAAAGTTTGA
- a CDS encoding ABC transporter ATP-binding protein — protein MLVQVKGLTKNFGGLTAVDQVDFEIEKGKVTAIIGPNGAGKSTFFNLISGFHQPSNGSVIYDGTDITKLRSYEIAKLGIARTFQTTHLFEQSTVLDNVIIGHRLRTKSGLFDAIFNTARLKKEEKESREKAFEVLDFVGLTELAHHPVAGISQEAKKRTAFALALATDPSIVFLDEPAAGVNPEETDGLADLIKKMVNKGITVCLIEHKMQMIMNLADKIMVLNYGKKIAEGTPEEIKNNKVVIEAYLGGGDVAEAN, from the coding sequence ATGCTAGTTCAAGTTAAGGGCTTGACCAAAAATTTCGGTGGGTTAACAGCAGTAGATCAGGTGGATTTTGAAATAGAAAAGGGAAAAGTAACGGCTATCATTGGACCCAATGGTGCCGGGAAATCAACCTTCTTTAATCTAATAAGTGGCTTTCATCAGCCCTCTAATGGTTCGGTTATATACGACGGCACAGATATTACAAAGTTGAGGTCATATGAAATTGCTAAATTGGGAATAGCTAGAACCTTCCAAACTACCCATTTATTTGAACAATCAACGGTGCTTGATAATGTCATTATTGGTCATCGCTTAAGAACAAAATCAGGGTTGTTTGATGCCATTTTCAATACAGCACGATTAAAAAAAGAAGAGAAGGAAAGTAGAGAAAAGGCGTTTGAAGTTCTTGATTTTGTAGGTTTAACGGAATTAGCACACCATCCCGTAGCTGGGATTTCACAAGAAGCTAAAAAGCGAACTGCTTTTGCATTAGCTCTAGCTACAGATCCATCAATTGTTTTTCTTGATGAGCCAGCAGCAGGTGTGAATCCTGAAGAAACGGACGGACTTGCTGACTTGATTAAGAAGATGGTTAACAAGGGAATTACGGTCTGCTTAATTGAACATAAGATGCAAATGATTATGAATCTAGCAGATAAGATCATGGTTTTAAACTATGGGAAGAAGATTGCAGAGGGTACGCCAGAAGAAATTAAAAATAATAAAGTGGTAATTGAAGCTTATCTAGGAGGTGGAGACGTTGCTGAAGCTAACTAA
- a CDS encoding branched-chain amino acid ABC transporter permease, giving the protein MSNLLNKRNLTIILFLVAVIIPLVTENQYYLHIFSSIFIWTIAVYGLNMVGGFTGQLSLAHAGFFAIGAYSLGVLTVKVGLNFWLSFILAIIITTVIGFLIGLIALRTKEHFFAIYTLCVGYIIYLIIYKWEAVTEGVRGLIGIPAPTPIGPITFDSPKSVYYLMLFFLVVAIFVFKRIIDSLVGRTFIAIRNSEELAQTIGIETMKQKLLSFVLSTFFAGLAGALYASFVRFIGPDISYINITFDMLTYLLVGGIGTISGPLVGTLIIIWVSQYLQFLQDYRMLIFGPILVLLIIFYPRGIAGGVQTWLANRKAKKAKILIQQNSVAVKEEK; this is encoded by the coding sequence ATGTCAAACCTATTAAACAAGAGAAACTTGACAATCATTCTGTTTTTAGTTGCCGTTATTATTCCCCTAGTTACTGAAAATCAATATTATTTACACATCTTTTCCTCCATTTTTATTTGGACCATAGCTGTTTATGGATTAAATATGGTTGGTGGGTTTACGGGGCAGCTTTCATTGGCTCATGCAGGATTTTTTGCAATTGGAGCTTACTCATTAGGAGTATTGACAGTTAAAGTTGGTCTTAATTTTTGGCTATCGTTTATTCTAGCGATCATTATTACAACCGTGATTGGCTTCCTAATTGGACTTATTGCGCTAAGAACAAAAGAACACTTTTTTGCCATCTATACACTGTGTGTAGGGTATATCATTTATTTAATTATCTACAAGTGGGAAGCAGTTACAGAAGGGGTGAGAGGATTAATTGGAATTCCGGCACCAACACCTATTGGTCCGATTACATTCGACTCACCAAAATCAGTTTACTATTTAATGCTCTTCTTCTTAGTAGTTGCAATCTTCGTGTTTAAGAGAATTATTGACTCATTAGTTGGAAGAACGTTTATAGCAATTCGAAACAGTGAAGAACTAGCTCAAACCATTGGAATTGAGACAATGAAACAAAAATTGCTTTCCTTTGTGTTATCTACCTTTTTTGCAGGCTTAGCAGGAGCATTATATGCATCTTTTGTCCGCTTTATCGGCCCGGATATCTCTTATATCAATATCACGTTTGACATGCTTACCTATTTACTAGTTGGTGGAATAGGAACCATATCTGGACCGTTGGTGGGAACATTAATCATCATTTGGGTATCACAATACTTACAATTCTTACAAGATTATAGAATGCTTATATTTGGTCCGATCCTTGTACTATTGATTATTTTCTATCCACGTGGAATTGCTGGAGGAGTTCAAACCTGGTTGGCCAATCGAAAAGCTAAAAAAGCTAAAATCCTAATTCAACAGAATTCGGTTGCCGTAAAGGAGGAGAAATAA
- a CDS encoding long-chain-fatty-acid--CoA ligase, with protein sequence MERPWLKHVVEGNPHEIEIPEIPLTQLFQQSVQKYKDHTAVTFYHKTFTYGELYHCILRVASSLAKRGIKKGDSVAIMLPNCPQYPISYYAALMCGATIVQINPMYKSSELLYVLNDSNTKALIVLDHLLPIAESILDQTPVVNTITVSFEKESTFDQLLQDADVKLPNVEIDPKEDVAVLQYTGGTTGRSKGAMLTHYNLVANTLQSAATAQIKTRLGEERVLTISPLFHVYGMTSAMNLTFLNGGNLILVPKFEVEQVVKIIEQTKPTAFPGVPTMYIALLTYYKSYQFDLSCLTTCTSGSAPLPVEVINRFNEISGTSVAEGYGLSEASPVTHRNPISGLQKRGSIGIPIPNTDAKIVDIATGEEDLGTGEVGELVIKGPQIMKGYLNMPEETASTIRDGWLYTGDLAMMDADGFFYIVGRKKEMILASGFNVYPIEIEDVIYSHPDVLEAAVIGIPDEYRGETVKAIVVLKEKDSLPEEDLIQFCRERLAAYKVPSIVTYVDELPKTAVGKILKRKLKELYSTK encoded by the coding sequence ATGGAAAGACCTTGGCTAAAGCATGTTGTAGAAGGAAATCCACATGAAATTGAAATACCAGAAATACCCTTAACTCAATTATTTCAACAGTCCGTTCAAAAGTATAAAGATCATACGGCTGTAACGTTCTATCACAAAACCTTTACTTATGGAGAATTGTACCACTGTATCCTTCGAGTTGCCTCCTCGTTGGCAAAACGAGGTATTAAAAAAGGTGATAGTGTTGCAATCATGCTTCCTAACTGTCCACAATATCCAATATCCTATTATGCAGCTTTAATGTGTGGAGCAACAATCGTTCAAATTAATCCAATGTATAAATCCTCAGAGCTTCTATATGTACTAAACGATTCCAATACCAAAGCACTTATTGTACTTGATCATTTACTACCTATTGCTGAAAGTATATTAGATCAAACACCAGTAGTTAACACGATTACCGTCTCATTTGAAAAAGAGAGTACTTTCGATCAATTACTTCAGGATGCTGATGTAAAGCTTCCAAATGTTGAAATTGATCCAAAGGAAGATGTTGCTGTTCTTCAATATACAGGAGGAACGACTGGACGATCTAAAGGTGCAATGCTAACTCACTACAATTTAGTGGCCAATACTTTGCAAAGTGCGGCTACTGCACAAATTAAAACCCGACTTGGAGAAGAGCGAGTATTAACGATTTCACCGCTATTTCATGTGTATGGGATGACTAGTGCAATGAACTTAACGTTCTTAAATGGAGGAAACTTAATTTTAGTTCCAAAGTTTGAAGTAGAGCAGGTTGTAAAAATTATTGAACAAACAAAGCCTACTGCATTTCCAGGGGTACCAACCATGTATATCGCCCTACTAACATACTATAAAAGTTATCAGTTTGATCTAAGTTGTTTAACAACTTGTACAAGTGGTTCTGCACCATTACCAGTAGAAGTAATTAATCGTTTTAATGAAATTAGTGGAACTTCGGTTGCTGAAGGCTATGGGTTATCAGAAGCTTCACCTGTTACTCATAGAAATCCAATCTCGGGGCTCCAAAAAAGAGGAAGTATTGGTATCCCAATTCCAAATACTGATGCGAAAATTGTAGATATCGCAACAGGAGAAGAAGATTTAGGTACTGGCGAGGTCGGGGAACTTGTTATTAAAGGTCCGCAGATCATGAAGGGATACCTGAATATGCCAGAGGAAACTGCCTCTACTATAAGAGATGGTTGGTTATATACTGGTGATCTAGCAATGATGGATGCGGATGGTTTTTTCTATATTGTTGGACGTAAAAAAGAGATGATCCTTGCAAGCGGCTTTAATGTGTATCCAATTGAAATTGAAGATGTAATTTATAGTCACCCAGATGTTCTTGAGGCAGCGGTCATTGGAATTCCTGATGAATATAGAGGGGAAACAGTAAAAGCGATTGTTGTGTTAAAGGAGAAAGATAGTCTACCAGAAGAAGACTTAATTCAATTTTGTCGTGAAAGATTAGCAGCCTACAAGGTTCCTAGTATCGTGACCTATGTTGATGAGTTACCTAAAACGGCAGTAGGAAAGATTTTAAAAAGAAAGCTAAAAGAGCTTTACTCGACTAAGTAG
- a CDS encoding M42 family metallopeptidase: MKQLVKELTALHGPSGFEQPVVKFILEKLQNKVDDVRVDSHGNIIARKIGQTKGPKVVITAHMDEVGFIVRKIDENGLLRFEQLGGHDERVLPAQKVQVRTKTGYLTGVVGTISAHYRKFEQDSKVKKIRESYIDIGAESRQDAEALGVSLGDPVTWQPSFDFLGDERTGKVVGKGFDDRAGCAVILQTIEELKEFAGEVIAIFAVQEEIGLRGAKIAIESVEADLAVAVDTTAASDTPETVQDDIIQIGKGTGIKVMDFSLVAHPAVKERLINVAEENSIDFQYEIFPGIGTDGGAIHLANSGIPTGVLSIPSRYTHSATEVISLKDLEATKDVLKHFILSLKEEDQFTFI; encoded by the coding sequence ATGAAACAGCTTGTAAAAGAATTAACAGCTTTACATGGTCCATCTGGCTTTGAACAGCCTGTTGTTAAGTTTATCCTTGAGAAGCTCCAAAACAAAGTTGACGATGTTCGTGTCGATAGTCATGGTAATATTATCGCGAGGAAAATTGGTCAAACTAAAGGACCAAAAGTAGTCATTACAGCTCATATGGATGAGGTTGGATTTATTGTTAGAAAAATTGATGAAAACGGTTTACTAAGATTCGAACAATTAGGTGGCCACGATGAGCGTGTCCTGCCAGCTCAAAAAGTACAAGTAAGAACGAAGACTGGTTATTTAACTGGAGTCGTTGGAACAATTTCTGCTCATTATAGAAAGTTTGAACAAGATAGTAAAGTTAAAAAAATTAGAGAATCTTACATAGATATAGGCGCAGAATCAAGACAAGATGCAGAAGCACTTGGGGTATCATTAGGTGATCCTGTTACATGGCAACCAAGCTTTGACTTTTTAGGTGATGAACGTACTGGAAAGGTTGTTGGAAAAGGGTTTGATGATCGAGCAGGCTGTGCGGTTATTCTACAAACCATAGAAGAGCTTAAGGAATTTGCTGGTGAAGTCATTGCTATTTTTGCAGTACAAGAGGAAATTGGTTTAAGAGGAGCGAAAATTGCCATTGAATCAGTAGAAGCAGACTTGGCTGTTGCTGTTGACACTACTGCAGCAAGTGATACTCCTGAAACGGTTCAAGATGATATTATCCAAATCGGAAAAGGGACAGGCATAAAGGTTATGGACTTTAGCTTAGTTGCACACCCTGCAGTTAAAGAAAGACTTATTAATGTTGCCGAAGAGAACTCCATAGATTTCCAATATGAAATTTTTCCAGGAATAGGAACAGATGGTGGTGCGATTCATCTTGCAAATAGTGGAATTCCAACAGGGGTTCTATCAATACCTTCACGATACACGCATTCAGCTACTGAAGTCATTTCATTAAAAGACCTTGAAGCCACAAAAGATGTATTAAAGCATTTTATTCTTTCATTAAAGGAAGAAGATCAATTTACGTTTATCTAA
- a CDS encoding branched-chain amino acid ABC transporter permease, which translates to MDILLQQIFNGLTIGSVYSLVALGLTLVYGILHIPNFAHGALYMVGGYVTLMFMESFGFHYWIAIFFSIIVIGLLGVVMERLVFNPLRHAPPIHDKIAAIGMLLFLEALVQLVWGAEYRRMISPYDQVVEFLGLTVTIQRLLIVFTAVLVMVLLYLFLKKTMTGAAIIAMSQNREGAFLVGINANKVAMITFFISGALAAIASSISSPINLVFPGMGHLVILKAFVIIIIGGMGSIPGAIIGGYIIGFSESLSATFISNDYKDLIAFLLLVIILTIRPKGLFIKGVQ; encoded by the coding sequence ATGGATATTTTATTACAGCAAATCTTCAATGGTCTCACTATTGGAAGCGTTTACAGTTTAGTGGCATTAGGCCTTACCTTAGTATATGGAATTCTGCATATACCAAACTTTGCGCACGGTGCCCTTTACATGGTTGGTGGGTATGTAACTTTAATGTTTATGGAAAGCTTCGGCTTTCATTATTGGATTGCCATATTCTTTTCTATTATTGTGATTGGATTGTTAGGCGTAGTGATGGAAAGATTAGTATTCAATCCATTGCGACATGCCCCACCTATACATGACAAGATCGCAGCTATCGGTATGCTTTTATTTTTAGAGGCATTAGTTCAGCTAGTTTGGGGAGCAGAATACAGAAGAATGATTTCACCTTACGATCAAGTAGTAGAGTTTCTTGGATTAACAGTTACCATTCAAAGGCTTTTAATTGTATTTACAGCTGTTTTAGTCATGGTACTACTATACTTATTCTTAAAAAAGACAATGACAGGTGCTGCGATTATTGCCATGTCACAAAATCGAGAAGGTGCATTCCTTGTTGGAATCAATGCTAATAAAGTTGCGATGATTACTTTCTTTATCTCAGGGGCATTAGCGGCGATTGCATCTTCTATTTCGTCACCTATTAATCTAGTGTTTCCAGGAATGGGGCATCTCGTTATATTAAAAGCTTTTGTCATCATCATAATTGGCGGTATGGGAAGTATTCCAGGTGCGATAATTGGAGGTTATATTATCGGCTTCTCAGAAAGCTTAAGCGCCACATTTATCTCAAATGATTATAAAGATCTAATCGCATTCCTACTTTTAGTTATTATCCTGACAATTAGACCCAAAGGGTTGTTTATTAAGGGGGTACAGTAA
- the thrB gene encoding homoserine kinase, whose product MEKFDVIVRVPGSTANLGSGFDCIGMALQLYTTIRMKKAHDPIIKLKGNNLEGISTNPDNLVYKVAQLIFNKANIECPNFEIEIESEIPLTRGLGSSAAAIVGAMAAANVLAGNPFKTSELYQFATELEGHPDNVGSSLLGGIVIGTWDQSKVSYIRVLPPKDIKAVVAIPNFELSTKLARDVLPNFYSMRDTVHAISHSALLASALVSGDTSVLYEAMKDRIHQPYRTNLIPGMDILLENSQQYGALGIALSGAGPTIIALTNKENKRLEDYMHTVLLEHGVSSSITTLKPDVDGITIQSFVNNL is encoded by the coding sequence ATGGAAAAGTTTGATGTTATAGTGAGAGTGCCCGGCAGCACAGCCAATTTAGGTTCTGGCTTTGATTGTATCGGGATGGCTCTTCAGTTATATACAACAATCCGAATGAAGAAAGCTCATGATCCAATCATTAAGTTAAAGGGCAACAATCTTGAAGGCATATCAACCAATCCAGATAATCTGGTTTATAAAGTAGCTCAATTAATTTTCAACAAGGCTAATATAGAGTGTCCTAACTTTGAAATAGAAATAGAAAGTGAAATTCCATTAACTAGAGGGTTGGGTAGTAGTGCTGCAGCTATTGTTGGAGCAATGGCTGCCGCAAATGTGCTAGCAGGAAACCCATTTAAGACAAGTGAACTGTATCAGTTTGCAACAGAATTAGAGGGCCATCCTGATAATGTTGGTTCATCTCTTTTAGGTGGAATCGTTATTGGAACCTGGGATCAGTCAAAAGTTTCATATATTCGTGTGCTTCCACCTAAAGATATAAAAGCAGTTGTAGCTATTCCGAATTTTGAGCTATCTACAAAATTAGCAAGAGATGTATTACCTAACTTCTATTCAATGAGAGATACTGTTCATGCCATCAGTCATTCTGCCCTTCTAGCCAGTGCTCTAGTTAGTGGAGATACCTCAGTACTATATGAAGCCATGAAGGATAGAATCCATCAGCCATATCGAACCAATTTAATACCTGGCATGGATATACTGCTAGAGAATAGTCAGCAATATGGGGCTTTAGGGATTGCCCTAAGCGGGGCAGGGCCCACTATTATCGCACTCACAAATAAAGAGAATAAAAGACTTGAAGATTATATGCATACGGTGCTATTAGAGCATGGCGTATCTTCGAGCATCACTACGTTGAAACCAGATGTAGATGGTATTACAATACAATCCTTCGTAAATAATTTATAG
- a CDS encoding sigma-54 interaction domain-containing protein, which translates to MLEQRLDLSIFDHVVTSGKGEILSVEVKRDPTLLRLLKSKQILQESFDQWEEKESGIVLATKHDSKYMFLYKEYQLDDCFRIFIVLNGEYLYTLEERVKELHESNRELDAIIESSYDGIYITDKFGNTLKTNSAIERITGIPKHYYLGKNISHLMKRGILEESVTLKVIEQKKTVSVVQKNFNQKETLMTGNPIFNEEGEIEKVVTNIRDLSDLNQVNKELVKVQQLNEQYKEELIRLKTFTGPDQDVILKSDKMIEIYNMVGRLANFDTTILILGDTGVGKDVLARHIYRISDRFNEGQLIKINCGAIPKELLESELFGYDGGAFSGANKTGKAGMFELAHKGMLFLDEVGELPLDLQVKLLRAIQEKEIMRVGGTKSKKIDVRLIAATNRDLKEMVKNGLFREDLYYRLNVVPVSVPSLKDRQDDILPLVHYFLEVYNKKYNVSKLLDKELHNFFYYYSWPGNVRELSNLLERMILTIPHDHLTVADLPLEYKREDEITTFADEEKSLKETVELAEKTALQKAMLKYRTTYEIAKQLKTSQASVVRKLQKYKL; encoded by the coding sequence GTGTTAGAACAGAGGCTCGATTTGTCCATTTTTGATCATGTTGTAACAAGTGGTAAAGGCGAAATTCTTTCTGTAGAGGTGAAGCGGGATCCCACCCTTCTAAGGCTCCTCAAATCCAAGCAGATTTTACAAGAATCATTTGATCAATGGGAGGAGAAAGAAAGTGGTATCGTATTAGCTACTAAACATGATTCGAAATACATGTTTCTATATAAAGAGTATCAACTAGATGATTGTTTTAGAATTTTCATTGTCCTAAATGGTGAATACTTATATACACTAGAGGAGCGCGTTAAGGAGCTGCATGAATCAAATCGAGAGCTAGATGCAATCATTGAAAGCTCATATGATGGGATTTATATAACTGATAAATTTGGTAATACATTGAAAACGAATTCAGCAATAGAACGGATCACAGGAATTCCAAAGCATTATTATCTAGGAAAAAACATTAGTCATTTAATGAAAAGGGGTATACTTGAAGAATCAGTTACACTTAAAGTGATTGAACAGAAGAAAACAGTGTCTGTGGTTCAAAAGAACTTTAATCAAAAAGAGACTTTAATGACAGGAAATCCAATCTTTAACGAAGAAGGCGAAATTGAAAAAGTTGTCACCAATATTCGGGATTTATCAGATCTGAACCAAGTAAATAAAGAGTTAGTTAAGGTTCAACAGCTTAATGAACAATATAAAGAGGAACTAATCAGACTGAAAACATTTACAGGACCGGATCAAGATGTCATCTTAAAAAGTGATAAGATGATTGAAATATATAATATGGTAGGCAGGCTAGCTAATTTCGATACGACCATCCTAATTCTTGGTGATACAGGAGTAGGTAAAGATGTATTAGCAAGACATATATACCGAATCAGTGACAGGTTTAATGAAGGACAATTAATCAAGATCAATTGCGGTGCTATACCTAAAGAACTTCTTGAATCAGAGTTATTTGGTTATGATGGAGGAGCGTTCTCAGGTGCTAACAAAACAGGAAAAGCTGGAATGTTTGAATTGGCTCATAAAGGAATGCTATTCCTGGATGAAGTTGGAGAGCTTCCTTTAGATTTACAAGTTAAGTTACTCAGGGCCATTCAAGAAAAAGAAATTATGAGGGTGGGAGGCACAAAGTCTAAAAAGATTGATGTTCGCCTCATTGCAGCAACGAACCGTGACTTAAAGGAAATGGTTAAGAATGGGTTATTCCGAGAAGATTTATATTACCGTTTAAATGTGGTTCCAGTTTCTGTGCCATCTCTAAAAGATAGACAAGATGACATTCTACCTTTAGTTCATTATTTTCTTGAAGTTTATAATAAAAAATATAATGTTTCTAAGTTGCTAGACAAGGAATTGCATAATTTCTTCTATTACTATAGTTGGCCAGGTAATGTGAGAGAGCTTTCGAACCTATTAGAACGGATGATCTTAACGATTCCCCATGATCATTTAACAGTTGCCGATTTACCGCTTGAATATAAAAGGGAAGATGAAATCACTACTTTTGCAGACGAGGAAAAATCATTAAAGGAAACCGTTGAATTGGCTGAGAAAACAGCTCTACAAAAAGCAATGCTCAAATATAGAACTACCTATGAAATAGCAAAACAGCTAAAAACTAGTCAGGCCTCTGTTGTAAGAAAGCTTCAAAAATATAAATTATAA